In Amycolatopsis jiangsuensis, the following proteins share a genomic window:
- a CDS encoding ornithine cyclodeaminase family protein: MTGVWLRYLTGADIDSIGITRADIVGAVEDVLADHGNGAVVFEPRTHLVPDNGGKGHFNILRGHLSAKRVSGVKVVGDFVANFERGLPSEMALILLLDPDTGMPRAIVDGTMITEARTGAVTAVGAKYLARPDAKVLGHVGARGTAWWNVVLLDSLFDFDEIRVTSKRPESREEFGRRLSEELGKPVRVRPDVASTLDGADILVEASRLTDPEPLVRKDLLRPGSLLVPYGTISALELDLLDAVDKVVVDNWRESQSGNPRFGALRPQLNAGLLTEERVHAEIGSVVAGHQPGRENDDERILFWHRGLSTTDVAVADMILRRAEEADVGTMLPYR, translated from the coding sequence GTGACGGGCGTCTGGCTTCGGTACCTCACCGGCGCCGATATCGATTCCATCGGCATCACCCGCGCGGACATCGTCGGCGCGGTCGAGGACGTGCTCGCCGATCACGGCAACGGCGCGGTCGTCTTCGAGCCGCGCACCCACCTCGTGCCGGACAACGGCGGCAAGGGCCACTTCAACATCCTTCGCGGGCACCTGTCGGCCAAACGCGTCAGCGGCGTGAAGGTGGTGGGCGACTTCGTCGCCAACTTCGAGCGTGGCCTGCCCAGCGAGATGGCGTTGATCCTGCTGCTCGACCCCGACACCGGCATGCCACGGGCGATCGTGGACGGCACGATGATCACCGAGGCACGCACCGGTGCGGTCACCGCCGTCGGGGCGAAGTACCTCGCCCGGCCGGATGCCAAGGTGCTCGGCCACGTCGGTGCCCGCGGCACCGCCTGGTGGAACGTCGTACTGCTGGACTCGCTCTTCGACTTCGACGAGATCCGGGTGACGAGCAAACGGCCCGAATCGCGGGAGGAGTTCGGCCGCCGGCTGTCCGAGGAGCTCGGCAAGCCGGTGCGAGTCCGCCCGGACGTGGCTTCGACCCTCGACGGCGCGGACATCCTGGTGGAGGCGTCTCGGCTGACCGATCCGGAACCGTTGGTGCGTAAGGATCTTCTTCGCCCAGGGAGCCTTCTTGTGCCGTACGGCACGATCAGCGCGCTCGAACTGGACCTGCTCGATGCGGTGGACAAGGTCGTGGTGGACAACTGGCGGGAATCGCAGTCGGGCAATCCGCGCTTCGGTGCCTTGCGTCCGCAGCTGAACGCCGGACTGCTCACCGAGGAGCGAGTGCACGCCGAAATCGGTTCCGTGGTCGCCGGCCACCAGCCGGGACGGGAGAACGACGACGAACGGATCCTGTTCTGGCACCGCGGACTGTCCACAACGGACGTCGCGGTCGCGGACATGATCCTGCGCCGTGCCGAAGAGGCCGACGTCGGCACGATGCTGCCGTACCGATGA
- a CDS encoding YbaK/EbsC family protein — MTTWTIAGSLTVVPAPTRTDLLAEPVAKALAALAAPDEVGVAEIDPDLADTAEFCETYGSPLSASANCVIVAGKRAGEVRFAAALVLATTRADVNGVIKRRLDVRKASFAPMDEAVSLTGMEYGGITPVGLPGEWPILVDQAVAEQPELVIGSGIRGSKLLISGTALAGLPNAEVIEGLAR, encoded by the coding sequence GTGACCACCTGGACCATCGCCGGGAGCCTCACGGTCGTTCCCGCGCCCACACGTACTGACCTGCTCGCCGAACCCGTCGCGAAGGCGCTTGCCGCGCTGGCTGCGCCGGACGAGGTCGGCGTCGCCGAAATCGATCCCGATCTGGCGGACACGGCCGAGTTCTGCGAGACCTACGGCTCGCCGCTGTCCGCTTCCGCCAACTGCGTCATCGTCGCCGGCAAGCGGGCCGGCGAGGTTCGCTTTGCCGCGGCGCTCGTGCTCGCCACGACCAGGGCGGACGTCAACGGCGTGATCAAACGCCGTCTCGACGTGCGCAAAGCCTCGTTCGCGCCGATGGACGAGGCGGTGTCGCTCACCGGTATGGAGTACGGCGGCATCACCCCGGTCGGGCTGCCGGGAGAGTGGCCGATCCTGGTCGACCAGGCCGTGGCCGAGCAGCCAGAACTCGTCATCGGCAGCGGAATCCGGGGCAGCAAACTGCTGATCTCCGGCACCGCGCTCGCCGGGCTGCCGAACGCCGAGGTGATCGAGGGTCTCGCCCGGTGA
- a CDS encoding DUF2516 family protein — protein sequence MQVADWILRVIHWGSALVGLFAFVHALLQRSDAYSAADRKTKPIWMLITGGATLAMVLFDIRDLGLIFWVPAMAATLVYLVDVRPRLIEVQRGRRNW from the coding sequence GTGCAGGTTGCCGACTGGATCCTCAGGGTCATCCACTGGGGCAGCGCCTTGGTCGGGCTCTTCGCCTTCGTTCACGCGCTGCTGCAGCGGTCCGACGCGTATTCGGCGGCCGACCGGAAGACCAAGCCGATCTGGATGTTGATCACCGGTGGCGCGACCCTCGCGATGGTGCTGTTCGACATCCGTGACCTGGGGCTGATCTTCTGGGTTCCGGCGATGGCGGCGACGCTGGTGTACCTCGTCGACGTGCGGCCGCGGCTGATCGAAGTGCAGCGCGGGCGTCGTAACTGGTGA
- a CDS encoding helix-turn-helix domain-containing protein — protein sequence MEKVADIASDIGEYIRQQRSSAKISLRQLSKLAGVSNPYLSQIERGVRKPSAEILQQIAKGLRISAEALYVQAGILDLPTGGPVGDAIRADTELTERQKQVLLDVYESFRRENAAAGETPASAPKTTRDTTEESV from the coding sequence ATGGAGAAGGTCGCGGACATCGCCTCCGACATCGGCGAGTACATCCGCCAGCAGCGCAGTTCGGCGAAGATCTCGTTGCGCCAGCTGTCGAAGCTCGCCGGAGTGTCCAATCCGTACCTGAGCCAGATCGAGCGCGGGGTCCGCAAGCCGAGCGCGGAGATCCTGCAGCAGATCGCGAAGGGCCTGCGGATTTCGGCCGAGGCGCTCTACGTGCAGGCAGGCATTCTCGACCTGCCGACGGGCGGCCCGGTCGGCGACGCCATCCGCGCCGACACCGAGCTGACCGAACGGCAGAAGCAGGTCCTGCTCGACGTCTACGAGTCCTTCCGGCGCGAGAACGCCGCCGCCGGGGAAACCCCTGCCAGCGCACCGAAAACCACCCGAGACACCACCGAGGAGTCGGTATGA
- a CDS encoding methyltransferase domain-containing protein, which translates to MAVQRLRRRLARQLVEEDVLHDERWIDAFRTVPRHVFLPRFFVPADGSWAAVDRADPGWLERVYSGDVLVTQLDDTPSRWEHARASGTVSGTPTSSSSMPAIMAIMLEELLVHDGDRVLEVGTGTGYNAGLLSHRCGSGQVSTVDIDADLLAAAQERLATCGYAPSCAVGDGALGFPAGIVFDRILCTAAVSTVPLAWLEQTVPGGYIVTTLNRPLGGGLVRLTVGPGTTAEGRVLARDGRFMPLRAHRLPVPAELPEPTEWRPTRLPVSLFVKPPLHFEFFASLELPGVQPMRVPDVAEHAFALVHPDGSWARTRRVDSGLEVAQGGPRALWGLAERAYLRWEALGKPERSRFGLTVNSAEQTFWLDSPDSAENWPL; encoded by the coding sequence ATGGCTGTGCAACGGCTTCGCCGACGCCTCGCCCGGCAGCTCGTCGAGGAGGACGTGCTGCACGACGAACGCTGGATCGACGCCTTCCGCACCGTGCCCCGGCACGTCTTCCTGCCCCGGTTCTTCGTACCCGCCGACGGCTCCTGGGCCGCGGTCGATCGCGCCGATCCGGGCTGGCTGGAGCGGGTCTACTCCGGCGACGTCCTCGTCACCCAGCTCGACGACACTCCGTCGCGCTGGGAGCACGCCCGCGCGTCCGGAACCGTTTCCGGGACGCCCACCAGTTCGTCGAGCATGCCCGCGATCATGGCGATCATGCTCGAGGAACTACTCGTGCACGACGGCGATCGCGTACTGGAGGTCGGCACCGGGACCGGTTACAACGCCGGACTGCTCAGCCATCGGTGCGGTTCGGGCCAAGTATCCACAGTGGACATCGACGCGGACCTGCTCGCCGCTGCACAAGAACGTCTCGCCACGTGCGGGTACGCGCCGTCCTGCGCGGTGGGCGACGGCGCGCTCGGATTTCCCGCCGGAATCGTTTTCGACCGCATCCTGTGCACCGCGGCCGTATCCACTGTTCCGTTGGCGTGGCTGGAACAGACGGTCCCCGGGGGATACATCGTGACCACGCTCAACCGGCCACTGGGTGGCGGCCTGGTCCGGCTCACCGTCGGCCCCGGCACAACCGCGGAAGGGCGCGTCCTGGCTCGCGACGGCCGTTTCATGCCGTTACGCGCGCACCGTCTGCCCGTCCCCGCGGAACTGCCGGAGCCCACGGAATGGCGCCCGACCCGGCTGCCGGTGTCGTTGTTCGTGAAACCGCCGCTGCACTTCGAGTTCTTCGCGTCCCTGGAACTACCCGGCGTTCAGCCGATGCGGGTCCCCGACGTCGCGGAGCACGCCTTCGCGCTCGTCCACCCGGACGGTTCCTGGGCACGCACTCGCCGCGTCGACTCCGGCCTGGAGGTAGCGCAAGGCGGCCCACGCGCGCTCTGGGGCCTGGCCGAACGTGCCTACCTGCGCTGGGAAGCACTGGGCAAGCCGGAACGCTCCCGCTTCGGCCTCACCGTGAACAGTGCCGAACAGACCTTCTGGCTCGACTCCCCGGACAGCGCGGAGAACTGGCCACTGTAG
- a CDS encoding MarR family winged helix-turn-helix transcriptional regulator produces MDLDDLAASLYDGLSLLSRRLRLLPAPGELSLPERAALSRLNRTGPTTAAELARAEQITAQAMGTTVNSLEDRGLVERHPDPNDGRRAVLTVSAAGQEMLRHKRNARTAQLAQVLDEQFTSAELKALTAAAPLLERLGSGL; encoded by the coding sequence ATGGATCTGGACGACCTGGCCGCCTCGCTGTACGACGGCCTCTCGCTGCTCTCACGCCGGCTGCGTCTGCTGCCCGCCCCCGGCGAGCTCTCGCTGCCGGAACGCGCCGCACTGTCCCGGCTGAACCGCACGGGCCCGACGACCGCAGCCGAACTCGCCCGGGCCGAACAGATCACCGCACAGGCCATGGGCACCACCGTGAACAGCCTGGAAGACCGCGGTCTGGTCGAACGCCACCCCGACCCGAACGACGGCCGCCGAGCAGTACTGACCGTTTCCGCCGCCGGCCAGGAAATGCTGCGCCACAAGCGAAACGCCCGGACCGCGCAATTGGCTCAGGTCTTGGACGAACAGTTCACCTCCGCGGAACTCAAGGCACTGACCGCGGCAGCCCCCTTGCTGGAGCGATTGGGCTCAGGCTTGTAG
- a CDS encoding AAA family ATPase, translated as MSTGGLPAALDLRVCPACGDRARCPQVDGATLRCGLCGHRWPFRRLPLFALTGPSAAGKSTVGPRLAERLAGDALVLEQDVLWTGALQEDVPGHPAFRATWLRMAAMLHQNGSPVVLCGTVAPQELEPLPERVFFADVHYLALVADNETLRARLRARPAWREWDEPRIDEMLEFNLWIRGQVDSIDTTEAPVSDVVTAVEKWVRSNLPT; from the coding sequence TTGTCCACAGGTGGATTACCGGCCGCGCTCGATCTTCGGGTGTGCCCGGCTTGTGGAGACCGAGCCCGTTGTCCACAGGTCGACGGGGCGACACTGCGCTGTGGATTGTGCGGCCACCGATGGCCGTTTCGCCGGCTGCCACTGTTCGCGCTGACCGGACCGAGCGCGGCGGGAAAGTCCACGGTCGGCCCGCGGCTGGCGGAGCGGCTGGCCGGGGACGCCCTGGTGCTGGAGCAGGACGTCCTGTGGACAGGTGCGTTGCAGGAGGATGTGCCGGGCCATCCGGCGTTCCGCGCCACGTGGTTGCGAATGGCGGCGATGCTGCATCAGAACGGCAGTCCGGTCGTGTTGTGCGGGACGGTGGCGCCGCAGGAGCTGGAACCCCTGCCGGAACGGGTCTTCTTCGCGGATGTGCACTACCTCGCGCTGGTGGCCGACAACGAAACCCTCCGCGCGCGCCTGCGTGCCCGCCCGGCTTGGCGCGAATGGGACGAACCCCGCATCGACGAAATGCTGGAGTTCAACCTGTGGATACGCGGTCAGGTCGACTCCATCGACACGACCGAGGCGCCAGTGAGTGACGTCGTGACGGCTGTGGAGAAGTGGGTCAGGTCGAACCTACCGACCTGA
- a CDS encoding TFIIB-type zinc ribbon-containing protein translates to MICPKCQNMMRTVDKTGIHIEQCEGCRGIFLDRGELEQIVGAENSFYGHQPQPYAPPAAHSGRPDSPRPYRDGGGHGDSPRPYPGGGHGDLPRPYPGGGYSDSPRPYRGGHPDSPRPYRGGGFADSPRPYGGHRGYSDSPRAYGGRRKRSFLENLFD, encoded by the coding sequence GTGATTTGTCCGAAGTGTCAGAACATGATGCGTACGGTCGACAAGACCGGTATCCACATCGAGCAGTGCGAGGGCTGCCGCGGGATTTTCCTGGACCGTGGCGAGCTGGAGCAGATCGTCGGCGCCGAGAACTCGTTCTACGGGCACCAGCCGCAGCCCTACGCTCCGCCGGCCGCGCACTCCGGCCGCCCCGATTCGCCGCGTCCGTACCGAGACGGTGGCGGCCATGGTGATTCGCCGCGGCCCTACCCCGGTGGCGGCCACGGTGACCTGCCGCGCCCGTACCCGGGCGGTGGCTATAGCGACTCGCCACGCCCGTACCGCGGGGGCCATCCGGACTCGCCGCGGCCGTATCGCGGTGGCGGATTCGCGGATTCCCCGCGTCCTTACGGCGGCCACCGTGGCTATTCGGATTCCCCGCGCGCTTACGGCGGGCGCCGTAAGCGCAGTTTCCTCGAGAACCTCTTCGACTGA
- a CDS encoding VOC family protein, translated as MSVIPTFGGVAVDCPDPVALAGFYRTVLDWDEPKVAEDGQWVTLVNPRGGARLEFQRVPDYRAPKWPSPDEPQQAHLDLDVTDLEAAHQRVLELGATLLDDSPRSFRVYADPVGHPFCLCAC; from the coding sequence ATGAGTGTGATCCCGACGTTCGGCGGCGTGGCGGTCGACTGTCCCGACCCGGTGGCCCTCGCGGGCTTCTACCGGACGGTCCTTGATTGGGACGAACCCAAGGTCGCCGAGGACGGTCAGTGGGTCACTCTGGTGAATCCCCGCGGCGGAGCCCGCTTGGAATTCCAGCGTGTGCCGGACTATCGAGCGCCGAAGTGGCCGTCGCCGGACGAGCCGCAGCAGGCCCACCTGGACTTGGACGTCACCGACCTGGAGGCGGCTCACCAGCGTGTTCTCGAACTGGGCGCGACTTTGCTGGACGACTCGCCGAGGTCGTTCCGCGTCTATGCCGATCCGGTGGGCCACCCGTTCTGTCTGTGTGCCTGCTGA
- a CDS encoding CGNR zinc finger domain-containing protein, with translation MHTDACLVVAFLNTVDLERGADLLDDPEGWRRWSEDREVAPNDVAEARAARDSLRAALGDPRLTVRPLDVPLRFSLTDSGPALITPDAVTAVLAAATRLTVRGDWVRLKICPADDCLWAFYDESRNRSRTWCSMRVCGNREKARSWRARTASVHN, from the coding sequence GTGCACACCGATGCTTGCCTGGTGGTCGCCTTCCTCAACACCGTCGACCTCGAGCGGGGCGCCGATCTGCTGGACGATCCCGAAGGCTGGCGCCGCTGGTCCGAGGACCGCGAAGTGGCGCCGAACGATGTCGCGGAGGCCCGCGCCGCGCGAGACAGCCTCCGCGCGGCGCTCGGAGATCCGCGGCTGACCGTCCGCCCCCTCGACGTGCCGCTTCGTTTTTCGCTGACCGACAGCGGCCCGGCCCTGATCACCCCTGACGCGGTCACGGCGGTCCTGGCCGCGGCCACCCGGCTCACCGTCCGCGGCGACTGGGTTCGTCTCAAGATCTGCCCCGCCGACGACTGCCTCTGGGCCTTCTACGACGAATCCCGCAACCGCTCCCGCACCTGGTGCTCGATGCGCGTGTGCGGCAACCGCGAAAAAGCACGCTCCTGGCGCGCCCGCACGGCCTCTGTGCACAACTGA